A section of the Humulus lupulus chromosome 2, drHumLupu1.1, whole genome shotgun sequence genome encodes:
- the LOC133819079 gene encoding pentatricopeptide repeat-containing protein At3g23020 — protein sequence MFVKLQLDPSCFSLLGSTKIVPNIKLSVSPLEKLETISKDRKQRVARTPDGEGFKKRFAEFPRPTRDTASSGRREFKKQSLVENPDRERRENSWDSGGTLKENEGNGKFRRGRQDGVVKKVHAKCSTKWASYGGCIPAILQALDEVKDLDKALQPWEGNLNNKERSIILKEQVSWERALEIFDWFKRKGCYELNVIHYNIMLRKLGKARKWSYIEGLWDEMKVKGIEPINSTYGTLIDVYSKGGLKEEALLWLARMNKHGMVPDEVTMGIVVQLYKKAGEFQKAEGFFKKWSLGEQLRQESKTMNGSTKMGTGLHSHVCLSSHTYNTLIDTYGKAGQLKEASKVFAEMLSEGMAPTTVTFNTMIHICGNHGQIEEVTSLIQKMEELRCPPDTRTYNILISFHAKRDDINMATKYFKKMKEACLKPDPVSYRTLLYAYSIRHMVSEAEDLVSEMDHRGLEIDEYTQSALTRMYIESENLEKSWLWFRRFHLTGRMSSECYSANIDAYGERGYVSEAENVFYSCQEAKKLSVLEFNVMIKAYGVGKCYHKACQLFDSMETRDVVPDKCTYSSLIQILSGAGMPHEAKSYLLKMQNSGLVSDCILYCAVISSFTKLGHLRMAEELYKEMVRFDVKPDVIIFGILINAFADAGCVKEALGYVDSMKKSGLPWNTVIYNSLIKLYSKVGFLKEAQDTYELLSSEEEGLAIYSSNCMIDLYTARSMVEPAEKIFESLKRKGAANEFTFAMMLCMYKKLGRFEEAFVIAKQMKELGILTELLSYNHVLGLYAMCGRYKEVLGTFKEMMKASVRPDGSTFKSLGIVLVKSGVSKQAVGKLEVMTKKNAQAGLQKWVSALSSVVQVDDCD from the coding sequence ATGTTCGTCAAGCTTCAGCTGGACCCCAGTTGCTTTTCCTTGTTGGGTTCAACGAAGATTGTACCCAATATAAAACTCTCAGTTTCTCCTCTCGAAAAACTTGAGACCATTAGCAAGGATAGGAAGCAAAGGGTTGCTAGAACTCCCGATGGAGAAGGGTTTAAAAAGAGGTTTGCTGAATTCCCCAGACCCACTCGTGATACAGCTAGCAGTGGCCGTCGAGAGTTTAAAAAACAGAGTTTGGTGGAAAACCCAGATAGAGAAAGGAGAGAAAACTCTTGGGATAGTGGTGGAACTTTGAAGGAGAACGAGGGCAATGGAAAATTTAGGAGGGGTAGACAAGATGGGGTGGTAAAGAAAGTGCATGCCAAGTGTTCGACGAAATGGGCGTCTTATGGAGGATGTATTCCGGCAATCCTGCAAGCTTTAGATGAAGTTAAGGATTTGGACAAGGCTTTACAGCCCTGGGAAGGGAATCTTAACAATAAAGAAAGGAGCATTATTTTGAAAGAGCAGGTGAGTTGGGAAAGGGCTTTGGAGATCTTTGATTGGTTCAAGAGAAAGGGTTGTTATGAATTGAATGTAATTCACTACAACATTATGCTAAGGAAACTTGGGAAAGCGAGGAAGTGGAGCTATATTGAGGGTCTTTGGGATGAAATGAAAGTCAAAGGAATTGAACCAATAAATTCGACTTATGGGACTTTAATCGATGTTTATAGCAAAGGCGGGCTTAAGGAAGAGGCACTCCTTTGGCTGGCGAGAATGAACAAGCATGGAATGGTACCTGATGAAGTAACTATGGGAATTGTTGTTCAACTGTATAAGAAGGCAGGGGAGTTTCAAAAAGCTGAGGGTTTTTTCAAGAAATGGTCATTGGGCGAACAGCTGAGGCAAGAGAGTAAAACCATGAATGGTTCCACTAAAATGGGGACTGGTTTGCATTCTCATGTTTGTTTGAGTTCGCATACATACAACACTTTGATTGACACGTATGGGAAAGCTGGACAACTTAAGGAAGCATCTAAAGTTTTTGCAGAGATGCTTAGCGAAGGAATGGCTCCGACCACAGTTACTTTCAACACTATGATTCATATTTGTGGCAACCATGGCCAGATAGAAGAGGTGACTTCATTGATCCAGAAGATGGAGGAACTTCGGTGTCCACCAGACACAAGAACCTATAACATTCTAATCTCCTTTCATGCAAAGAGGGATGATATAAATATGGCAACGAAGTATTTCAAGAAGATGAAGGAGGCCTGCCTAAAGCCAGACCCTGTGAGTTATCGTACACTCTTGTATGCATACTCTATAAGGCATATGGTTTCTGAAGCTGAAGACCTTGTATCAGAGATGGATCATAGGGGCCTTGAGATTGATGAATATACCCAATCAGCTTTGACTAGGATGTATATAGAATCTGAGAACCTTGAGAAATCATGGTTATGGTTCAGAAGGTTTCATCTTACTGGCAGAATGAGTTCTGAGTGTTATTCTGCCAACATTGATGCATATGGAGAGCGTGGCTATGTTTCCGAGGCTGAAAATGTTTTTTATTCTTGCCAAGAAGCAAAGAAACTAAGCGTCCTTGAATTCAATGTGATGATTAAGGCTTATGGGGTAGGGAAATGTTATCATAAAGCATGTCAGTTGTTTGATAGCATGGAGACTCGTGATGTTGTTCCAGACAAATGTACTTACAGCTCGCTCATTCAAATTTTGTCTGGTGCTGGCATGCCGCATGAAGCAAAATCCTATCTGTTGAAGATGCAAAATTCTGGATTGGTAAGTGATTGCATCCTGTATTGCGCTGTGATTTCAAGCTTTACAAAACTGGGTCATTTGAGAATGGCAGAGGAACTATATAAGGAGATGGTTAGATTTGATGTGAAGCCAGATGTCATAATCTTTGGAATATTGATAAATGCTTTTGCTGATGCTGGCTGTGTTAAGGAAGCTCTTGGTTATGTTGATTCAATGAAAAAATCTGGTTTACCTTGGAACACAGTTATATACAATTCCTTGATCAAGCTCTATTCAAAAGTTGGCTTTTTGAAAGAAGCTCAAGATACATATGAACTTCTGTCATCAGAAGAGGAGGGTCTTGCTATCTATTCTTCGAATTGTATGATTGACCTTTATACGGCACGATCTATGGTTGAACCAGCAGAAAAAATCTTCGAGAGCTTGAAGAGAAAGGGGGCTGCAAATGAGTTCACATTCGCAATGATGTTGTGCATGTACAAGAAACTTGGAAGGTTTGAAGAAGCTTTTGTCATCGCAAAGCAAATGAAAGAACTAGGAATTTTAACTGAATTACTAAGCTACAACCATGTTCTTGGATTGTATGCTATGTGTGGTAGATATAAGGAGGTGTTAGGAACCTTTAAAGAAATGATGAAAGCTTCTGTTCGACCTGATGGTTCTACATTTAAATCTCTTGGTATCGTTCTGGTGAAATCCGGGGTTTCAAAGCAGGCTGTTGGAAAACTTGAAGTAATGACAAAGAAGAACGCTCAAGCTGGATTGCAGAAATGGGTGTCAGCCCTTTCTTCTGTAGTCCAAGTGGATGATTGTGATTAG